The segment aaattataatatatcaaattaaGGTGtctgaaaaattatatgaaaatattacatatattgtgTTACTTCAaccttaaatatatatgtattttctatatttttctgTAGGTGTTATTTTCCAGGTGCATTAAATATCGAGATAAAAAGTTGAtgaaggaaataaaaaagattgagctgaattattacaattctcttaataatatcaataaGTAGAAATTAAAGGATAGCAATGGACAAAATTGTAgatcatacatataaatatatatgtatatatgtaaatatatatgtatatttttctttttttttttgtgtgtgattattttatattttttcttttttttaggggaatttatttaaatgaatttTTAACCAACTTAAATTATCAtgaggtaaaaaaaaatttgcatattcgtataaatatataagatgAACAAAATTATCTTTAATATGTAACTCTAATTTTAAAAGactgtatttttataaaatcttttttttttttttttttttcatttttgagAATTATTCCAATAATGGCTATTTCGACTAgctatttttaatattttttttttttttttatagtacCTCATAGGTAAATTACATGACAgcatagaaaaaataaagtaagaAAGGAAatgaaagatataaatatatatatatatatatatatatatttatttatttatttatttatttttatgtgtatgTAATAAATGTGGTGAATTATAtcagaataaaaaaaagaaaaaattatacatattcatttgatatttcattatttaacagattaaataaagaattgAATGAATTGAGAGAAAGATATGACCACATTATAAAACATAAGAAACAAATGAATGATAACTTATCTAAAAGTTCTAATGAAAAAGGTAATAGAAGTGTGTACAAAAGGTTTATGttattaaatgtataaacataaaacgtaatatattacaaatataaacaatCGGAATAATTATAGTTGTCTTAATCTATTATAGTTTATActcataaaattaaaatgaaaaatataaatatgtataaatatatatataatattataatgtcgtattttcttatatttttaaaaatatattgtattttaacaaattatcaaaagtaatataaatcccacatttttattattgttctcatatattttgtataaatatatatatatataatatatatttcttttttatgaaaaaaaaaataaaaaaaataaaaaaaaaacaaacctATCCgcattttattaatatatatatatatatatatatatatatatatttatatttatatgtgccatttatattcttatattttttttaaatgaattatttaaagttaatatttttttctttttactaTTTGTATAAACaataaatgaacatatatacatttatatatatatgtttatttaatgaacaataaaatagtgtataaaaatatatattttttttttcttatttttgaAAGTTCTTAGAAACAcaatatttacattattatatatacaacacttaaataaatatatatttatacataatgtaaaaaatatataatgaaaacaaaagaaaagaaaagaaaatgtattcattttttataaatttttagggttctactttttttattttgtcgAATAATTCAAgtatcaatatataataatatattataatattattatatatatataatataattattataaaaatatattcttcttaattatattatatatatattatatcaatacataaaaaaatttaatattataaaattatcgTTATATGTACGCATCTTAATACGTATtaaaatcatttattttatatatatattaaatataacaataatataatatataaatattatattatatatatatatatatatatattctatattatatgaataaatattaatacttgaataacatgtatataaaaaataattattttatataatacatttaacaaattcatataaatgtaatattttatataatattttcttccttcattaaatatataataaaatatatttaaaaaataaattttatactctttttttttttccccatgttgtgcaaaaaaaaaatatatatatattaaaaaaaaaaaaaaaaaaatttaaattatatatactatatatataaatattatatatatatatatatatatatatatatttacaaatataatttattatatatattttaaaaaaatttatattattaataaaaacatcctaatgaagaagaaagtTTTATgcgagaaaaaaatataatcttttttttttttttttttacattttttattaaaaaaaaaatataaatatataaaaaaaaaaaataaataaggtagaagaaaataaaaaacaaaatatataacattatatttataagtattatatatatttatatatatatatatatatatataatatataatatgtaatttatatataattatatattttttttattatttatgtatttttataaattgatATTTTAGAttgaaatgaaaatatttctatgttatttttcctttttaatgAGAATCAAGAAAAACGATAAAAGTTAAAAGagattatttatatggatatgattttttattcatatatttataaagatttaaaagtaatttaaaatatctttatttattttttataataccttattattatatcattttatatcttttttttttttttttttataaaagttGCAAAATTTTTTcaaagtattattatatgtataattatattatatatatatatatatatatatatatataaatatatatttatttgtatattttatattatatatatataatattttattttattgtaatTCATATTAGTAATTAAagataaaaagaagaaaaaaaaaaaaaaaaaagattatgCTCTTACAAAATTGTAacataaattttaaatatatattatacaaatatacatttatattgtatatatatatatattatatatatatatatatatatatatatatatatatatatatatttatagattatattacaaatagtttaaatatattttaatggtAGATACATATTTGTAGATTTTTTTAAAGTgcctatttttattttaatgcATGAATATTTctgtaaatataatattattctaCCTAAGTTTTgttttatgtaaataaatttttttttttttttttttttttttttttttttttgataaaaaaaattttaaataatagatatatatttaaatatatatatatatatttataatatatatatatgtttatatatacatatattcaaaatgagcataaaaaataagatagATATGAGTTTAGATGAACTCatagaaaaggaaaatataaaagcaAATTTAAAAACCAATGAAAAAAAGACggtaaataaatttattgaaaaaaatacagGTAAGTAGGTATATATAACatgtatgaaaaaaatatatgaacaaataaatataaatgtgtaaATGATTAACGTACAGATATATTTCTGTGAATAAGAATAtgcaattttttatttgttttatatgttttgtatttttattttattttattgtatattGTATTGTATTGTATTGAATTgttgtgttttattttattttttactttttattttttttgataggTCAAAAATTTTTGCATAGTATTATAATATCCAATGTGAATAGCAAAAATTTAGaactttataaaaaagagTTTAGTAAATTTGGgaagatatataatatctatcatgataatgaaaaaaaaataacgtaagtttcttttctttttcttttctttttttttttttgttttttattgcACTCTTTATATTACCTAGTATGATGACATTATATGATagatgatttttttttttttctcatgtTAAATTGtcttatttttacattttgtgtatatttttaggtatgttaaatatgataataaaaattcctGCGATACAGCAATAAGCACAATGAATAACCAGACAATTGATGGAGATACTATAACGATTATattggtaaaaaaaaaaaaaaaaaaaaaaaaaaaaaaaaaaaaaattatataaaatatatataatatatatataatatatataatatataaaaaatataaaacatataaaatatataaaaaatatatatacaaatttatacatatatctaaatacatatatatatttgtacatatgtgtaatccttttttttttttttttgtttaccTTTTTGTAGGGTAAAAAGATCatagataaaaaaaactCGAAAAACATAAACCAGAATAATGTTGTtatgaataataacaataatatgcataataatatgaataataataaaattatccAACCTTATAAAATGCCCATGTATAATCCTAATGCCTACCCCCCACATccattttatatgaataataattttgcACCATACAATAATATGCCCCCAGCAAATGCTTACCAAAATAATTTctttgataaaaatatggcactttataataattctacgaaaaatatatacggtaagaagaaaaaaaaaaaaaaaaaaggaatatgaCAAATAATATGTGTACAAGGGTgaatatcaaatatatatatatatatatatatatatatatatatattatatatatatatgtatgtattttttttttttttttttttttttttgtatagatactcataaaaataataccaTAATAGTAACCAACGTACCTACATATTTAAACGCCGAAGATATCTTTTCAGCTTTCCAAGAAACGGGAAAAATTATCGACGTCCAAATCCTTATGAATGAAAAGGTAAAAATTTGCTAAATTGGTTCATTATGCTATATcgaatatgtataatatatatatatatatatatatatatatatgtatatatttatatttatttatttatttattatttattttttttttttgacagAGAAAATTAACAGGGATTGTCAGCATTGAATATGAAAAGAACGAATCGGCATCAGATGCTGTCAGAATGTATGACGGAGGTTTCTTAAATGATAATAGAATTAGGGTATTTTTAGATTGTCGTTAAAATTTTTcgtatttttaaaatgatataaaaaagaaaaggagggaaaaaaaaaaaaaattaaatcatatagaaaaatatatatttttaattcatcTTATTAATAAAGTAgtatgataaatatgaagttattttaatttttgattaaatatctttatatatatttgaacaattctttttttttttttttttttttttttttttttaaattaagaCACAGTGacgcaaaaaaaaaagaaaaaaaaaaaaaaaaaaaaaaaaaggaaaaaaaaaaaaaaggaaaaaaaaaaaaaaggaaaaaaaaaaaaaaggaaaaaaaaaaaaaggaaaataaaaagcaattttcttctttttttcttttttttttataaataaatatatataattatatatatcatatatatatatatatatatatgatagatACCAACTGGAGTGACATACTTTCAAATCCTTTTTGTGATTATACTATTTATTGaagttaataatatatatatatttatatttatttatatataattccctaatatgaatatttattgttccatatataatatagaaaagaaaaataatatatattttttttttttataatgtgaattgtatataatataaataatatattatttattttatctgttgtaattttttttttttttccttctacATTATAGTCAGtagtattaaatatatatatatatatatatatatatataattcattaatCTCATTAGAATGTTGtatatgttaaatattttgtaattttttttttttttttttttttattattaattaattaaacccaaatatataataatatttatgtaatattaaagaTTAATTAAAAGAAGCAAACATCTTTAACGAGAATTATTACAAATGCGctgaaattattaatatatatatatatataaatatatatgtatattatgaaaaccattgatgattatatttatgtaattaCTTCATAGAAAATATGAGTTTTGTATTCAATACTTTTTTGTATTCCATGTTATGGTAGAGcacatatattcatttattaaatggaaatatgaaaatatgaaaatatgaaaatatgaaaatatgaaaatatggaaatatgaaaatatgaaaatatgaaaatataaaaatgtgaaaatataaaaatatgaaaatataaaaatgtgaaaatataaaaatatcaaaatataaaaatatcaaaatatatcttttatattattttaccctactttattatatatatatgacaaattaattttaattaagaATTATGGttttatacatgtatatattaactGTCATTCGactatatcattatattattatttttttttatttttttttttcgtattTTATTTCTTGGTGTATTTTAAATTGGCTTgtttgttcatatttttaccTGAACACATTCTAGCTATTTTgttgattatttttattttttttttatgaatgttaatatttttttttttttttttttttttttgtgtatgtGTGAACAGATAGAATGACTataatttgtaaaaaaaaaaaaaaaaaaaaaaaaaaaaaaagttaaaaaaatgttGATATAATACTTATAGAATAAATGTGCGCTTTATAAAATAgctacatatatttattcaaggtttggaaaaataattatgaacaaaaaatataaatatatatatgtatttatatatatatatatatatatatataaatacatatatatatttatatttatatttatatatatttatttcgttTGGGTATAGTTTTGAAAGGATGGAAAAAATACAAGAAATAATACATgaatttgtaaatataagGAGTAGACTAAGAAGgcataagaataaaaagaaaaatgaggAAGATCGTGTATTCATTTATTCAAATGAgggaaattattattatgaaaagaGAAACTTgtacaatttatatataataataaaatgctATTACTATCTACTGACTCATAGTATTAAACAtgaaaaatggaaaataaaatataaagaagaaaagcaacaaaaatgtgaaaagaaaaagttggtagtagaagaagaaaaagaaattctcttaaaaaaaagaatacaaAAACAATATGtccataaaataaaaaattatattataatgaatcGACATATCCATGCTTTCAAATTTTTATTggaaaaatatgtttatatgaacaaatataatgatcccattaatgagaaaaaaatagaaataaaaataaagaaaagacgacagaaacaaaataaaagaaagagAAATATACGAATTAGTATAGATAAAAATGTCCTCTTTAATAAATTCATTTCTTATATAcaacaatttatatatgatatgttAGTAACAAATGATATAACATATCATATGtgttcaaataatatatttttttctttttttcaaaaaatacaaatgaatAAGTATGAATTATCCAATGATGGaaataatatgaagaatTCAAGTCAATTAACCATCATAActaaaaacgaaaaaaaaacaaaaagaaaaaaaaagaaaaaaagaaaaaaaaaagaaataaccaatctattatataaaaataataaccatATGTTTTATAACGATTTAAATtcacaatattattataattcattCATGTTAAAAACTATTGATCcaaatttgttatatttaattgACAATGATTTCGATTTAAtcaaaattttgtttttctttcaaGTACCTCATTTGTTTATTATGTACGTGTACATTATAACATgtgataagaataaaaataattctaaTTATTACCATAATATGTatcataaattttatatgtctcttttattcaaaataattaaCGCATTTTATTCctcatttatattaacatataataaattagtaTCCAACAAAGATCTAATTATCCTTTTTAAAATcttttcaaatattttaaaaaaaaatcatatattgttatttaaaTGGTTGCGTTGTTATGAACCCATTTATAAGAAGTTGAATGAACgtgataaaaaaaacaagaaacAAAACGAAcctcataataataacatgcATCCTATTAAAAGTGTTGATAAAAAGggttctttttcttttcatcatTTGAAAGGTGCATATCCTTCAAATGTGAAAAAGATTAAAGAACATGAAAAGACAAAACAAGAAGATGTTccaaagaaatatatttctcaAGGTACATATTTAATTGATTGTGAATATGAAGATAGAAACAGATTAAATAAGGTTAATACAGAAAAGggagataaatataaaattgggTGTAGCAAAGAATTGGAAGGTGTTAATTTATTGTTACATAAAAAGGATGGAATGAATTTTGCCTTTTTAAAAGAtggttcttttttatatagaaacttgtttaattattttaaaggaAATGAGGggggaaaaaaagaaaatgaggaaaaaaaaaaagaaaatgagggaaaaaaaaaagaaaatgactGTACAACGTGTGATGAtagtaatatatgtaattatgaAAGTATGTGTGATAAGGATAATGATAGTGACGGTAACAATATCTGtgatagtaatagtaataatagtaatagtagcgattcttataataattacaatagtaattataattataatgttggtgattttatttttcatcagTATGTTAAAGGTGAGGATGAAATTGACTGCATTAATTTTACCataaatgttataaataatCAAGACGATAATATACGTTTTTACAAAAGTTATATAAAAGAGCATATTGACAGTATGTTCTTGAGTAAATATAATTTGAAGGTAGCCAAAAAATTCGGCAGCACCTTAAATGATGaatcgaaaaaaaaaaagaaacgaACGAAAGACCAGAATAAtacagaaaataataatacatctaTATTTGACAATTATAAAGAACTTGttcagaatttttttttagtcaAGAAGGTTTTTATGaacacaaataaataaaaatatatatgtatgtttatatgtttatatatattttgttagttttttttaattcgacaggaaaaagagaaaaaaaaaaaaaaaaaaaaaaaaaaaaaaaaagaaaagaaaaagaatgtTGCATTTATATTCtaatttgttttataatgtaatatataaataatttttatttgtattattttcttttctttttattttatttatttatatatatatatattttttttttttttttttttaattcaattCTG is part of the Plasmodium falciparum 3D7 genome assembly, chromosome: 9 genome and harbors:
- a CDS encoding RNA-binding protein, putative translates to MSIKNKIDMSLDELIEKENIKANLKTNEKKTVNKFIEKNTGQKFLHSIIISNVNSKNLELYKKEFSKFGKIYNIYHDNEKKITYVKYDNKNSCDTAISTMNNQTIDGDTITIILGKKIIDKKNSKNINQNNVVMNNNNNMHNNMNNNKIIQPYKMPMYNPNAYPPHPFYMNNNFAPYNNMPPANAYQNNFFDKNMALYNNSTKNIYDTHKNNTIIVTNVPTYLNAEDIFSAFQETGKIIDVQILMNEKRKLTGIVSIEYEKNESASDAVRMYDGGFLNDNRIRVFLDCR